From one Odontesthes bonariensis isolate fOdoBon6 chromosome 14, fOdoBon6.hap1, whole genome shotgun sequence genomic stretch:
- the LOC142398399 gene encoding uncharacterized protein LOC142398399 isoform X2, which produces MSRLQCSARSSAVVQKQPVVEVTSANAEDHKPCEKVERKKATGKPHPPTYAQSCSVQVSRQKTETSGDALITETHAVKDFVGIAVRIDEQGEPREELGMKVPRNLQPPDSTVTGAATRAVELLPKPKRNGQEEQTKEEDAVDEDLKAPVELMMKFLRALMDKEFEVASKLCQMILIYEPDNPEASEFLPLIQRKLLEEQESEQSGEEAEDEEEDDDSESDEKSSCTSNSSSSSCSSSSSDDDDDDKEDDDDDDDDGDGEKHMSRHKPCPPSHISP; this is translated from the exons ATGAGCAG ATTACAGTGCTCTGCGCGGTCCTCTGCAGTCGTACAGAAACAG CCGGTAGTGGAAGTCACCTCTGCAAACGCTGAAGATCACAAACCGTGTG AAaaggtggaaagaaaaaaagccacGGGTAAACCTCA TCCTCCGACGTATGCACAGTCCTGTTCTGTCCAG GTTTCTCGCCAGAAGACTGAAACGTCTGGAGACGCGCTGATAACAGAAA CACATGCTGTGAAAGACTTCGTCGGCATCGCAGTCAG GATTGATGAACAAGGAGAGCCCCGTGAGGAGCTAGGAATGAAAGTGCCAAGGAATCTGCAGCCACCCGACTCAACGGTAACAG GAGCAGCCACACGTGCAGTTGAACTGCTCCCCAAGCCTAAACGTAATGGACAGGAAGAGCAGACCAAGGAGGAGGATGCTGTGGATGAAGACCTGAAGGCTCCAGTGGAGCTGATGATGAAG TTCCTCAGAGCTCTGATGGACAAAGAGTTTGAGGTGGCCAGTAAACTGTGTCAGATGA TTCTCATCTATGAACCAGACAATCCCGAGGCCTCCGAGTTCCTCCCGTTGATCCAGAGGAAGCTGCTGGAAG AACAAGAGTCAGAGCAGAGCGGCGAGGAGGctgaagatgaagaagaagacgaCGACTCTGAAAGTGATGAGAAGTCATCTTgtacctcaaactcctcctctTCGTCTTGCTCCTCTTCTTCatcagatgatgatgatgatgataaggaggatgatgatgatgatgatgatgatggtgatggtgaaaAGCATATGAGTAGACACAAGCCATGCCCTCCTTCTCACATATCCCCCTAA
- the LOC142398399 gene encoding uncharacterized protein LOC142398399 isoform X1 has protein sequence MSRLQCSARSSAVVQKQPVVEVTSANAEDHKPCEKVERKKATGKPHSPPTYAQSCSVQVSRQKTETSGDALITETHAVKDFVGIAVRIDEQGEPREELGMKVPRNLQPPDSTVTGAATRAVELLPKPKRNGQEEQTKEEDAVDEDLKAPVELMMKFLRALMDKEFEVASKLCQMILIYEPDNPEASEFLPLIQRKLLEEQESEQSGEEAEDEEEDDDSESDEKSSCTSNSSSSSCSSSSSDDDDDDKEDDDDDDDDGDGEKHMSRHKPCPPSHISP, from the exons ATGAGCAG ATTACAGTGCTCTGCGCGGTCCTCTGCAGTCGTACAGAAACAG CCGGTAGTGGAAGTCACCTCTGCAAACGCTGAAGATCACAAACCGTGTG AAaaggtggaaagaaaaaaagccacGGGTAAACCTCA TAGTCCTCCGACGTATGCACAGTCCTGTTCTGTCCAG GTTTCTCGCCAGAAGACTGAAACGTCTGGAGACGCGCTGATAACAGAAA CACATGCTGTGAAAGACTTCGTCGGCATCGCAGTCAG GATTGATGAACAAGGAGAGCCCCGTGAGGAGCTAGGAATGAAAGTGCCAAGGAATCTGCAGCCACCCGACTCAACGGTAACAG GAGCAGCCACACGTGCAGTTGAACTGCTCCCCAAGCCTAAACGTAATGGACAGGAAGAGCAGACCAAGGAGGAGGATGCTGTGGATGAAGACCTGAAGGCTCCAGTGGAGCTGATGATGAAG TTCCTCAGAGCTCTGATGGACAAAGAGTTTGAGGTGGCCAGTAAACTGTGTCAGATGA TTCTCATCTATGAACCAGACAATCCCGAGGCCTCCGAGTTCCTCCCGTTGATCCAGAGGAAGCTGCTGGAAG AACAAGAGTCAGAGCAGAGCGGCGAGGAGGctgaagatgaagaagaagacgaCGACTCTGAAAGTGATGAGAAGTCATCTTgtacctcaaactcctcctctTCGTCTTGCTCCTCTTCTTCatcagatgatgatgatgatgataaggaggatgatgatgatgatgatgatgatggtgatggtgaaaAGCATATGAGTAGACACAAGCCATGCCCTCCTTCTCACATATCCCCCTAA